A region of uncultured Anaeromusa sp. DNA encodes the following proteins:
- a CDS encoding DUF177 domain-containing protein — protein sequence MKLNVVSLRHATGKQFSFAFEVPAAEELFWLRGPISVSGAVANSGGHMVVSGTMRALASFECQRCLRDYETELVEEFRQEYRETSQESPLPQDAEYSVYEGDELDLTDLVRDTLLLAEPMKKVCRLDCKGLCPVCGQDRNQSECDCDHEAIDPRLAALKQLLDSKQ from the coding sequence ATGAAACTCAACGTTGTTTCACTCCGACATGCAACAGGCAAGCAATTTTCGTTTGCCTTCGAGGTGCCTGCGGCAGAAGAGCTTTTCTGGTTGCGGGGACCCATTTCCGTTTCAGGGGCAGTTGCCAACAGTGGTGGTCATATGGTGGTTTCCGGCACGATGCGTGCGTTGGCCTCCTTTGAATGCCAGCGTTGCTTGCGGGACTATGAGACCGAGCTTGTTGAAGAATTTCGACAGGAATATCGGGAAACATCGCAAGAAAGCCCATTGCCGCAAGACGCTGAATATAGCGTGTATGAGGGCGATGAGCTGGATTTGACTGACCTGGTACGGGATACGCTGTTGCTGGCGGAACCCATGAAGAAAGTGTGCCGACTGGATTGTAAGGGCTTATGCCCGGTGTGCGGCCAGGATCGTAATCAAAGTGAGTGCGATTGCGATCATGAAGCCATTGATCCCAGGCTGGCTGCTCTCAAACAGTTGCTTGATTCTAAACAGTAG
- the plsX gene encoding phosphate acyltransferase PlsX, whose amino-acid sequence MKVAIDAMGGDHAPEEILLGAMAAVKDYGCDIVLVGDETLLRETMRKHGVREGEHIFVHHASEVIDMHESPGAAVRKKRDASVVVATRLVKEGECAAVISAGSTGAAVAAALFGLGRLPKIERATIATPIPNLTGTTMLLDSGANVDSKPKHLVQSAIMGSIYAQYVLGVESPRVGLLSIGEEETKGNELTLSTYPLLAQVQNINFIGNVEGRDIPKGTVDVVVCDGFVGNVVLKFGEGLASAIMRLLKDAVQQSGFLTKMASLMLLPVLKRLRKKLDYAEYGGAPLLGVNGCCIICHGSSKAKAIKNAVRVAKEFTEQQVATHISEMIAKEEVLTHGGE is encoded by the coding sequence ATGAAAGTTGCGATTGATGCCATGGGAGGCGATCATGCGCCGGAAGAAATTCTTTTAGGCGCCATGGCGGCTGTGAAAGACTATGGCTGTGATATTGTACTCGTAGGCGATGAGACGTTGTTGCGCGAAACCATGCGTAAGCATGGCGTGCGCGAAGGCGAGCATATTTTTGTACATCATGCGTCGGAAGTGATTGATATGCACGAGTCTCCCGGCGCAGCAGTTCGGAAAAAGAGGGATGCTTCGGTGGTGGTTGCTACACGCTTAGTCAAAGAAGGCGAGTGTGCAGCGGTGATTTCAGCTGGAAGTACAGGAGCTGCTGTGGCGGCTGCCTTGTTTGGATTGGGACGACTGCCCAAGATTGAACGTGCGACTATTGCAACTCCGATTCCTAATTTAACGGGAACGACCATGCTGCTGGATTCGGGCGCTAATGTGGACAGCAAACCAAAACATTTAGTGCAAAGCGCCATTATGGGATCCATTTACGCACAATATGTGTTAGGGGTTGAATCTCCTCGCGTTGGTTTGTTGAGTATTGGTGAAGAAGAGACCAAAGGAAATGAATTGACGCTGTCGACCTATCCATTGCTGGCGCAAGTACAAAACATTAACTTTATTGGTAATGTTGAAGGGCGAGATATCCCGAAAGGGACTGTCGATGTTGTGGTTTGCGATGGCTTTGTGGGGAACGTGGTTCTGAAGTTTGGTGAAGGCTTAGCCAGCGCCATTATGCGATTACTAAAAGATGCCGTTCAACAAAGCGGGTTTTTAACAAAAATGGCATCTTTAATGTTATTGCCGGTTTTAAAACGTTTGCGAAAAAAGTTGGATTATGCTGAGTATGGTGGTGCGCCTTTGTTAGGCGTAAACGGTTGCTGTATTATTTGTCACGGCAGTTCTAAAGCCAAAGCGATTAAAAACGCAGTTCGCGTAGCCAAGGAATTTACGGAACAGCAAGTGGCGACCCATATTAGTGAAATGATTGCAAAAGAGGAGGTGCTGACGCATGGCGGAGAATAA
- the fapR gene encoding transcription factor FapR, with amino-acid sequence MARMNKRIRQDLLTEKISTHPFLRDEELAVEFGVSVQTIRLDRMELGIPELRERTKLMAQRAQNKLRAIAEDDVVGELVDLEVGRTAISVLEVTEDMVLAKTKIARGHYIFSQANSLALAVMDAPAAVTGVANIKYKAPVRAGEKLVAKAEVIRVRGNKVFIWVKTRNELEEVFRAKFIMVAVNSEGEN; translated from the coding sequence ATGGCGCGCATGAATAAACGTATACGACAAGATCTGTTAACGGAAAAGATTTCTACTCATCCGTTTTTGCGCGATGAGGAGCTAGCTGTGGAATTTGGAGTCAGCGTGCAAACTATTCGTCTGGATCGCATGGAGCTGGGAATCCCCGAGTTGAGAGAGCGAACCAAACTTATGGCACAGCGGGCTCAAAACAAATTGCGAGCTATTGCGGAAGACGATGTTGTGGGTGAATTGGTTGATTTAGAAGTAGGCCGGACGGCCATTTCTGTATTGGAAGTTACGGAAGACATGGTGCTGGCAAAGACTAAGATTGCCAGAGGACATTATATTTTTTCCCAGGCCAATTCGTTGGCTCTGGCTGTTATGGATGCGCCTGCTGCGGTAACCGGCGTGGCTAATATAAAATACAAAGCACCGGTACGGGCCGGGGAAAAACTAGTGGCCAAGGCGGAAGTGATTCGCGTCCGCGGGAACAAAGTTTTTATTTGGGTAAAAACCCGTAATGAGCTAGAAGAGGTGTTCCGGGCCAAATTCATTATGGTTGCAGTGAACTCGGAGGGCGAAAATTGA
- a CDS encoding beta-ketoacyl-ACP synthase III, whose translation MAENKLSAGILGIGSYVPERILTNAELEQIVDTSDEWIVSRTGIKQRHVADEATATSDIAAEAAKRALAHAGISAEELELIIVATATPDMFFPSTACLVQEKIGATHAAAFDLAAGCSGFVYGLTVATQFVQAGLYQRVLVIGAETLSKILDWTDRNTCVLFGDGAGAAVIGPVPEGYGVLGVELGADGHGGELLKMPAGGSRRPPTAETVAQRLHYVHMNGNEVFKFAIKVMGEAAQKALQKAGMTDADVDYLIPHQANIRIIQSAAKRLQLPMEKVHVNVDRYGNTSAASIPIALEEAVLEGKVKNGDKLVLVGFGAGLTWAACVLRWYKEDSSVGE comes from the coding sequence ATGGCGGAGAATAAGCTGTCTGCTGGAATTTTAGGTATAGGCAGTTACGTGCCTGAGCGCATTTTGACCAATGCTGAGCTAGAGCAGATAGTAGATACTTCTGACGAATGGATTGTTTCCCGGACGGGAATCAAACAGCGTCATGTGGCGGACGAAGCGACAGCCACTTCCGATATCGCTGCGGAGGCAGCCAAGCGGGCGTTAGCTCATGCAGGCATTAGCGCAGAAGAGCTGGAGCTGATTATTGTGGCCACTGCGACGCCGGATATGTTTTTTCCTTCGACGGCTTGCTTGGTACAAGAAAAGATTGGAGCGACTCATGCAGCAGCCTTTGATTTGGCGGCAGGATGTTCCGGTTTTGTCTACGGCTTGACAGTGGCGACACAATTTGTGCAAGCTGGCTTATATCAGCGGGTGCTGGTTATTGGCGCGGAAACGCTTTCGAAAATTTTGGATTGGACGGACCGCAATACGTGCGTGCTTTTCGGCGATGGCGCTGGTGCCGCAGTAATCGGACCGGTTCCGGAAGGATATGGCGTACTGGGTGTGGAACTAGGGGCAGACGGGCATGGCGGAGAACTATTAAAAATGCCAGCTGGCGGTTCTCGGCGTCCGCCAACTGCCGAAACGGTAGCCCAACGTTTGCATTATGTGCATATGAACGGCAACGAAGTATTTAAATTTGCTATTAAAGTCATGGGGGAAGCAGCGCAAAAAGCTTTACAAAAAGCGGGCATGACTGATGCGGATGTGGATTATTTGATTCCCCATCAAGCCAACATTCGGATTATCCAATCAGCTGCGAAACGATTGCAATTGCCGATGGAGAAAGTGCATGTCAATGTAGATCGTTATGGGAATACGTCGGCTGCATCAATCCCGATCGCCCTGGAAGAAGCAGTACTTGAAGGCAAGGTCAAAAACGGAGACAAGCTAGTGCTCGTAGGCTTCGGTGCAGGTTTGACCTGGGCTGCATGCGTGCTTCGCTGGTATAAGGAGGATTCATCTGTTGGTGAGTAA
- the rpmF gene encoding 50S ribosomal protein L32, whose translation MAVPKRKMSKARRDRRRANWKLTAPGFVPCPQCHEPKMPHRVCPDCGHYNGKAVVTVE comes from the coding sequence ATGGCAGTACCAAAGCGTAAAATGTCTAAAGCCCGTCGTGACAGACGGCGTGCAAACTGGAAACTGACGGCTCCGGGCTTCGTACCTTGCCCGCAGTGCCATGAGCCCAAAATGCCTCACCGCGTGTGCCCTGATTGCGGTCACTACAACGGAAAAGCGGTTGTCACCGTGGAATAA
- a CDS encoding acetate kinase, producing MKVLVINCGSSSLKYQLFNMADESVLAKGLVERIGIEGSVLKHQPGEADKVTIETEIPDHSVAIKLVLNALVDAKHGVIKAMNEISAVGHRVVHGAEKFATSVRINDAVMDALEECIEMAPLHNPPNILGIKACEKLMPGVAQVGVFDTAFHQTMPKHAFIYGLPYEVYKKHGIRRYGFHGTSHKFVSQQCAEMMGKKPEDIKVITCHLGNGSSVAAVKNGAVVDTSMGLTPLEGLVMGTRCGDIDPAILPMLMKKENMDADAIDSYINKESGVLGISGVSSDFRDIEGAADEGNERAQLALDVFAYRVQKYVGAYAAAMNGVDAIVFTAGLGENSISMRENIAEAFGYLGAKIDKTRNNVRGKACEISTADSKVKLFVIPTNEELMIARDTKSICLG from the coding sequence GTGAAAGTACTAGTTATCAATTGTGGCAGTTCCTCGTTGAAGTATCAGCTCTTCAACATGGCGGACGAGTCGGTATTGGCTAAAGGTCTTGTGGAACGGATCGGCATTGAAGGCTCTGTGCTGAAACATCAGCCTGGCGAAGCCGACAAAGTGACTATTGAAACTGAGATTCCAGATCACAGCGTGGCAATCAAGTTAGTTTTGAATGCGTTGGTTGATGCTAAACATGGCGTCATCAAGGCCATGAATGAAATTTCCGCCGTAGGCCATCGCGTGGTTCATGGTGCTGAAAAATTTGCTACATCGGTACGCATCAATGATGCAGTCATGGATGCCCTGGAAGAGTGCATTGAAATGGCGCCGTTGCATAATCCTCCGAATATCTTAGGAATTAAAGCTTGTGAAAAATTAATGCCTGGTGTAGCTCAAGTGGGTGTGTTTGATACCGCATTCCATCAGACCATGCCGAAACATGCTTTTATTTATGGCTTGCCTTATGAAGTCTATAAGAAACACGGCATTCGTCGCTATGGTTTCCATGGTACTTCGCACAAATTTGTTTCCCAACAGTGCGCGGAGATGATGGGCAAAAAACCGGAAGACATTAAAGTCATTACCTGTCATTTGGGGAATGGATCCAGCGTTGCCGCTGTTAAAAACGGGGCAGTGGTGGATACCAGCATGGGGCTGACTCCGCTGGAGGGCCTTGTCATGGGAACTCGCTGTGGTGACATTGACCCGGCTATTTTACCGATGTTGATGAAAAAAGAAAATATGGATGCCGATGCAATCGACAGCTATATTAATAAAGAGTCCGGCGTACTGGGGATTTCCGGTGTTTCCAGCGACTTCCGAGATATCGAAGGCGCTGCTGATGAAGGCAACGAAAGAGCGCAGTTGGCGCTGGATGTATTCGCTTATCGCGTGCAAAAATATGTGGGCGCTTATGCCGCTGCCATGAACGGCGTAGACGCGATTGTCTTCACTGCTGGGTTGGGGGAAAACTCCATCTCGATGCGCGAAAATATCGCTGAAGCGTTTGGCTATTTAGGAGCTAAAATTGATAAAACCCGCAATAATGTTCGCGGTAAAGCTTGCGAAATCAGCACGGCTGATTCCAAAGTGAAGCTGTTCGTCATTCCTACTAACGAAGAGTTGATGATTGCCCGCGATACGAAATCGATCTGCCTTGGTTGA